Proteins found in one Vagococcus carniphilus genomic segment:
- a CDS encoding PqqD family protein produces MKVKKSDALDETFLQQIYQINPQVIFTIKDGQVIIEKKQNHWTQRLFRKLYVKIPETSYITLDPYGSFIFQAIDGKKDIEELGKLLSSKFEEADTYLYDRLTLYLHYLEIEEKWIYSVN; encoded by the coding sequence ATGAAAGTAAAAAAGAGTGATGCTTTAGATGAAACTTTTTTACAACAAATTTATCAAATCAATCCACAAGTAATTTTTACGATTAAAGATGGGCAAGTTATTATTGAAAAAAAACAAAATCATTGGACTCAACGATTATTTAGAAAGTTATATGTTAAAATACCTGAAACGTCATACATTACCTTAGACCCTTATGGTAGCTTCATTTTTCAAGCCATAGATGGTAAAAAAGATATTGAAGAGTTAGGCAAACTACTTTCTAGTAAATTTGAAGAAGCTGATACCTATCTTTATGATCGTTTAACCCTTTATCTTCATTATTTAGAAATTGAAGAGAAATGGATATACTCTGTTAACTAA